The following proteins are co-located in the Herpetosiphon gulosus genome:
- the hisA gene encoding 1-(5-phosphoribosyl)-5-[(5-phosphoribosylamino)methylideneamino]imidazole-4-carboxamide isomerase: MQLIPAIDLRDGRCVRLVQGDFEQTTVYGDDPVAVAQRWEAAGAARIHIVDLDGAKAGRPTQTSTIAAITKAVSVPVQLGGGLRDAASVAAAFELGVSDVILGTVAVRNPELVAELVGQYGKAITIGIDARNGVVATEGWLASSRQRATELAEQMGQLGVARIIYTDISRDGTLSEPNYAQTAALVTPDGPAIIASGGIARVEHLARLAELGISGAIIGTALYTGHIDLASAIQTIEHGG, from the coding sequence ATGCAACTGATACCAGCAATCGATTTGCGCGATGGCCGTTGTGTACGGCTGGTGCAAGGTGATTTTGAACAAACAACCGTCTATGGCGATGATCCGGTAGCGGTCGCGCAGCGGTGGGAAGCAGCAGGCGCGGCGCGGATTCACATTGTTGATCTTGATGGAGCCAAAGCTGGCCGACCAACCCAAACCAGCACAATTGCTGCGATCACCAAAGCGGTCAGTGTGCCAGTGCAACTTGGTGGTGGCTTGCGCGATGCCGCCAGTGTTGCCGCTGCTTTTGAGCTTGGCGTGAGCGATGTGATTTTGGGCACAGTGGCGGTGCGCAACCCTGAATTGGTGGCCGAATTGGTGGGCCAATATGGCAAGGCGATTACGATAGGGATTGATGCCCGCAATGGGGTCGTGGCGACCGAAGGCTGGCTAGCCAGCAGCCGTCAACGAGCAACCGAACTGGCTGAACAAATGGGCCAACTCGGAGTTGCGCGGATCATCTATACTGATATTAGCCGTGATGGCACCTTGAGCGAACCAAATTATGCGCAAACGGCTGCCTTGGTAACCCCCGATGGCCCAGCAATTATCGCTTCTGGCGGGATTGCCCGCGTCGAACATTTGGCGCGTTTGGCAGAGCTTGGCATTAGCGGGGCAATTATTGGCACGGCGCTTTATACAGGCCATATCGATCTGGCCTCGGCAATTCAAACGATTGAACACGGAGGCTAA
- the hisF gene encoding imidazole glycerol phosphate synthase subunit HisF: MLTRRIIPCLDVKAGRVVKGISFLNHRDAGDPVQLAAFYNESGADELVFYDITASSDERNIMVEVVENVARQVFIPLTVGGGIRTVDDMYRMLRAGADKVSINTAAVLNPQLIEDGAKRFGSQCIVLSMDARRINEPGQPSQWNVFTHTGRDPRPTGLDAIEWAKRVVDLGAGELVINSMDADGTGAGYDNELLSAISQQVGVPVIASGGAGKPEHLLAALHEGKADAVLAASIFHFGTYTVEAVKEYLTEQGIPMRRTPRPV; encoded by the coding sequence ATGCTGACACGGCGAATTATTCCTTGTTTGGATGTGAAGGCTGGGCGTGTGGTCAAGGGCATCAGCTTTCTCAACCATCGCGATGCTGGCGATCCTGTGCAATTGGCGGCTTTCTACAACGAATCGGGCGCTGATGAATTGGTGTTTTACGATATTACCGCTTCATCCGATGAGCGCAATATTATGGTCGAAGTCGTTGAGAATGTGGCACGGCAGGTCTTTATTCCGCTAACGGTTGGCGGCGGCATTCGCACGGTCGATGATATGTATCGAATGTTGCGGGCTGGCGCGGATAAAGTTTCGATCAACACCGCTGCAGTGCTCAACCCACAATTAATCGAAGATGGAGCCAAGCGTTTTGGTTCGCAGTGCATTGTGCTTTCGATGGATGCCCGTCGGATCAACGAGCCAGGCCAACCCAGCCAATGGAATGTTTTTACCCATACTGGGCGCGATCCACGGCCAACTGGCTTGGATGCAATTGAATGGGCCAAACGCGTGGTCGATTTGGGCGCTGGCGAGTTGGTGATCAACAGCATGGATGCCGATGGGACTGGTGCAGGCTACGATAACGAATTATTATCGGCGATTAGCCAGCAAGTTGGCGTGCCCGTAATTGCCTCTGGTGGTGCAGGTAAACCCGAACATTTGCTAGCCGCATTGCACGAAGGCAAAGCCGATGCCGTTTTGGCGGCCTCGATCTTCCACTTTGGCACCTACACGGTCGAAGCCGTCAAAGAATATTTGACAGAGCAAGGTATTCCAATGCGTCGCACGCCGAGGCCTGTATGA
- a CDS encoding MoaD/ThiS family protein yields MIIRIRLFAGLREALNQHSLSLDVAEAATVGTALAQLAELYPKLPLTGLAYAINRQYVTLEATLQPNDELALIPPVSGG; encoded by the coding sequence ATGATCATTCGCATTCGTTTATTTGCGGGCTTGCGCGAAGCGCTCAATCAACATAGCCTGAGTTTGGATGTGGCTGAGGCTGCGACGGTTGGCACGGCGCTGGCTCAATTAGCTGAACTGTATCCCAAATTGCCCTTAACTGGCTTAGCCTATGCAATTAATCGCCAATATGTGACGCTTGAGGCGACGCTTCAGCCCAACGACGAACTGGCCTTGATTCCGCCAGTGAGTGGGGGCTAA
- a CDS encoding molybdenum cofactor biosynthesis protein MoaE, with translation MQVFLVTEAVLQPEPLRQLVSDPGHGAIVLFEGVARNNFGGRATAYLEYEAYPEMAEQQLALLGQQAQAQFGIGKVAIHHRVGVLQIGETAVLIAIGSAHRGAAFAAVAWLMDQIKLVVPIWKCEHWADGSQEWVGQR, from the coding sequence GTGCAAGTATTTTTGGTAACCGAGGCAGTTTTGCAGCCCGAGCCGTTGCGCCAGTTGGTCAGCGACCCCGGCCATGGTGCGATTGTGCTGTTTGAAGGCGTGGCTCGCAATAATTTTGGTGGGCGAGCAACGGCCTACTTGGAGTACGAAGCCTATCCCGAGATGGCCGAGCAGCAATTAGCCTTGTTGGGGCAACAAGCCCAAGCTCAATTTGGCATTGGCAAGGTGGCGATTCACCATCGGGTTGGCGTGTTGCAAATTGGCGAAACTGCCGTGCTGATTGCAATTGGCTCGGCCCATCGTGGCGCGGCATTTGCTGCGGTGGCTTGGCTGATGGATCAAATCAAGTTGGTTGTGCCAATTTGGAAATGTGAGCACTGGGCCGATGGTTCGCAAGAATGGGTGGGTCAGCGTTGA
- the hisH gene encoding imidazole glycerol phosphate synthase subunit HisH translates to MIAVINYGAGNLPNAVRALEYVQAPIEVVTDPAAVRAAQAVVLPGVGATADTMRSLREMGMDSAIREVIARGTPFLGICVGMQVLAEQSEEFGLHECLGLVPGTIRRFEQGLKVPQIGWNGVQHDGSALWDGIPNGAEFYFVHSYYLATDDAALVTGRTEYGLNFPAAIARDNITAVQFHPEKSGQWGLKLLGNWVKGAVGRGQGSE, encoded by the coding sequence ATGATTGCAGTGATCAATTATGGAGCTGGCAACTTGCCCAATGCAGTGCGAGCCTTGGAATATGTTCAAGCCCCAATCGAAGTGGTGACTGATCCGGCGGCGGTTCGAGCAGCTCAAGCAGTCGTTTTGCCTGGAGTTGGCGCGACCGCCGATACCATGCGCTCGTTGCGTGAAATGGGCATGGATTCAGCAATTCGCGAGGTAATCGCCCGTGGAACGCCATTTTTGGGCATTTGTGTGGGGATGCAAGTGTTGGCTGAGCAAAGCGAAGAATTTGGCTTGCACGAATGCCTTGGTTTAGTGCCAGGCACGATTCGCCGTTTTGAACAAGGCTTGAAAGTGCCGCAAATTGGCTGGAACGGCGTGCAGCACGATGGCAGCGCTTTGTGGGATGGGATTCCCAACGGAGCTGAATTTTATTTTGTGCATTCCTATTATTTAGCAACTGACGACGCGGCTTTGGTTACTGGCCGTACCGAGTATGGCCTGAATTTTCCAGCGGCGATTGCCCGCGATAATATCACTGCTGTTCAGTTTCACCCCGAAAAAAGCGGCCAATGGGGGCTAAAATTGCTGGGGAATTGGGTCAAGGGGGCAGTTGGCAGGGGTCAGGGATCAGAATAG
- a CDS encoding histone deacetylase, with the protein MSLALISHDHYLDHDQPEHPENANRLRTIHAMLAADYELQQHLTPHAPRHATAAEIEAVHVPSHLPTLQRMAQFGDWADAETYILPDSVEIARLAAGGAIVATDAVLSGRQRNSFALIRPPGHHATADQAMGFCLFNNAAIAAAFAQREYGLKRVAILDWDVHHGNGTQDIFYENPDVLYISTHGWPLWPNSGHWKEMGAKAGLGTTLNLPLRPLTGDMGFHLVFEQAIAPAIRRFKPELLIISAGYDAHIYDPLGNLALSTGGYAQLSSIVYNLAAECCDGRLVGLLEGGYNLEALAQSLSATLQTWVSGQPAPIFNQEVSHTPEPDVTWLIEHLRREHPLLKG; encoded by the coding sequence ATGAGCCTCGCTCTTATTTCACACGATCATTATCTCGACCACGATCAGCCTGAGCACCCCGAAAATGCCAATCGTTTGCGGACGATTCATGCCATGCTGGCGGCTGATTATGAATTGCAACAACATTTAACCCCACATGCACCACGCCATGCAACTGCAGCTGAGATTGAAGCGGTGCATGTGCCCAGCCATTTGCCAACGCTGCAACGTATGGCCCAATTTGGCGATTGGGCTGATGCTGAAACCTATATTTTGCCAGATTCGGTCGAGATTGCCCGACTGGCTGCTGGCGGCGCGATTGTCGCGACCGATGCAGTGCTCAGTGGTCGGCAGCGCAATAGTTTTGCTTTGATCCGCCCACCGGGCCATCATGCGACCGCTGATCAAGCGATGGGATTTTGCTTGTTTAATAATGCGGCAATTGCGGCGGCTTTTGCTCAACGTGAATATGGCCTCAAACGAGTGGCGATTTTGGATTGGGACGTACATCATGGCAATGGAACCCAAGATATTTTTTATGAAAATCCTGATGTGTTGTATATCTCGACCCATGGCTGGCCGCTTTGGCCAAACTCGGGCCATTGGAAGGAGATGGGCGCGAAAGCTGGCTTGGGCACAACCCTCAACCTGCCATTACGGCCATTGACTGGCGATATGGGTTTTCATTTGGTATTTGAACAAGCAATTGCTCCAGCGATTCGGCGCTTCAAACCTGAGTTATTGATCATCTCGGCGGGCTATGATGCGCATATCTACGACCCATTGGGGAATTTGGCGCTCTCAACCGGCGGTTATGCCCAGCTATCTTCGATCGTGTATAATTTGGCCGCCGAGTGCTGCGATGGACGCTTGGTGGGCTTGCTTGAGGGTGGTTATAACCTCGAAGCTCTCGCTCAAAGCCTCAGTGCAACGCTGCAAACATGGGTTTCTGGTCAGCCTGCCCCGATTTTTAACCAAGAAGTCAGTCATACCCCAGAACCCGATGTTACATGGCTGATCGAGCATCTGCGCCGCGAACATCCGCTTTTGAAGGGATGA